A single window of Uloborus diversus isolate 005 chromosome 5, Udiv.v.3.1, whole genome shotgun sequence DNA harbors:
- the LOC129222476 gene encoding LOW QUALITY PROTEIN: uncharacterized protein LOC129222476 (The sequence of the model RefSeq protein was modified relative to this genomic sequence to represent the inferred CDS: inserted 2 bases in 1 codon) produces the protein MTSPAPPEAWLYTLFTDGSKLEMDGVAGAGIHCEHFAHYISLGMAKSAFDGQVEAIRVALAHLDARPSAAEQAIIFLDSQAAILAIANYTQXKLSVMQSRSLMRGLREKHKMIVLRWIPSHCGIPGNEKADAWAKKSCSVYQAPNNLASYKSSLSMIKQALKVTHESSLKYRMKVKPWRDNLLNIPDCPRGNAVAAFRLATRHDCLYAHLSKVRIVESHVCPLCRSGASMDADHLPVCSVLSQTCISSRYWEARDLLNNLNS, from the exons ATGACAAG TCCGGCTCCTCCTGAAGCATGGCTGTACACATTATTTACTGATGGATCAAAGCTTGAGATGGATGGTGTAGCCGGAGCTGGTATTCATTGTGAACATTTTGCTCATTATATTTCACTGGGAATGGCCAAGTCAGCATTCGATGGCCAGGTTGAGGCAATTAGAGTAGCTCTGGCTCATTTGGATGCTCGCCCCTCTGCTGCTGAACAGGCTATAATTTTCTTGGATTCACAAGCTGCAATTCTCGCCATTGCCAACTACACTCA GAAACTGTCCGTGATGCAGAGTAGATCCTTAATGAGAGGGTTGCGCGAAAAGCATAAGATGATTGTATTACGATGGATCCCCTCGCATTGCGGTATACCTGGCAACGAAAAAGCTGATGCGTGGGCCAAAAAGAGCTGTTCTGTCTATCAAGCCCCAAATAACCTTGCTAGCTATAAGTCCTCTTTGTCTATGATAAAGCAAGCACTTAAGGTGACTCATGAGTCATCATTAAAATATCGTATGAAGGTGAAACCGTGGAGAGACAACCTTTTGAACATCCCTGATTGTCCAAGAGGCAATGCTGTTGCAGCCTTTCGTCTCGCGACCAGGCACGATTGCTTATATGCCCATCTTAGCAAAGTTCGGATTGTGGAAAGCCATGTCTGCCCCCTCTGCCGCAGTGGTGCATCGATGGATGCCGATCACCTCCCCGTCTGTTCTGTCCTATCACAGACCTGTATTTCCTCCCGTTACTGGGAGGCCAGGGACTTGTTGAACAATTTGAActcttga